GTGATGAGCTTGCGATCCAAGAGTGTGGCCAGTACGCCGCTGGAGTCAACGCCGCGGATTTCCTGAATCTCGGGCGCGGTAATCGGCTGCTTGTAGGCAATGACGGCCAGCGTCTCCAGCGCTTGCAGCGACAGCCGGATCGGCGGCTTCAGGCTCTTAGCGAAACCACGCACCGCGTCGTGGTGTTCCGGCTTGGTGGCCATTCGGTAGCCGCCGGCGACCATGCGAATCTCCATCCCACGATCGGAGCTGGAATATTCCGCAATCAGTTCGTCGGCTAAAGCGCTGAGGCGGCTCTTCACTGCGGACAGTGTAGAGGCATCGGCTTCGGAGGCCAGATTCTGCTCGGCAATCACGTCTTGCTGAAGGACGGCTGCGAGCTGCTCCAGCGATACCGGTTCCTCGGCTGCGTAGATGATGGCTTCAAGTTTCCCTTTAAGTGACATCGCTTTGTTTAACTCGTAAACACTCTGCTGATCCTCAGTGATTCCGTCGAGGCTGCTCCTCGACCTGAACGGACGAGACGTCCGTTCGCACACGAGCTTGGGTTCTGCCATCAGCGCCAATCATCGCGGACTGCGGCCTCCTGGCTGAGCACACTCTCGAAATGTGCGCTTTTCTTCACCAGAATCTCTCCAAAGGAGCGTTCCTGGCGCAGAAGGATGGCCTGCAGCCGCACCAGCTCGAGCAGCGCCAGGAAAGCGCAAATCAAAGTGCGTTGCGAATTCACGCTGCGCAACAGCTGCTTGAGCCGGACCGGCTTGTCTTCGAGCATCAGCCGGCGGCGGAAATAATCAATCATCTGACCGACGGTGACGGTTTCTTCATCCACCTGCAGGACTGGGCGCTGCCTGGCGCGCTCCAGGATCTGCTGGAAGGTGCGGACCAGGTCAACGACATCGGCAGCAAGCTCGGCCTCGGTACCTTCC
This genomic interval from Terriglobales bacterium contains the following:
- the scpB gene encoding SMC-Scp complex subunit ScpB: MSLKGKLEAIIYAAEEPVSLEQLAAVLQQDVIAEQNLASEADASTLSAVKSRLSALADELIAEYSSSDRGMEIRMVAGGYRMATKPEHHDAVRGFAKSLKPPIRLSLQALETLAVIAYKQPITAPEIQEIRGVDSSGVLATLLDRKLITTAGRKAVIGRPILYKTSKDFLLRFGLKDVSELPSIEEFEKLIANEVQGEMFANPHGTETTQTHSSSSEPRATTSEHEQQPESAELHRH